The region AATTAAACAATCGTCTTGAGATGTCAGATGATGTAAAAGCTTGAAACGTCAGAAACATGGATATCTTCCTCATCTTCCATTTATGATGTGAAAGCAAGACTAAGGCTGAATCCAATTTTtctgtcttaccccttcccctactCATTTGTCTTATCCCTAGCCTCTTGCAAGTCAGATGAATTTGATACTCCCAAATAGTTAGTGACAAATTACACTGGGACGTTATCATTCTGCCAGTGTTTGAAGTGTACTCTGAGCTTTGTCCATTCGTGTTCTTTTCTCTCCAGGTTACTTGGACCAGGGCATCCTGGTCAAGGACCTAACTCATCTGAAGAAGCGCTACCTGTACTCTAAACAGTTTTTATTGGATCTGGTTTCCTTGCTACCCACCGACATCCTCTACTTTGTCTTTGGCATTGAAACTCCGCTAGTTAGGATCAACCGCCTTCTGCGCATTTCACGACTTGACGAGGCTCTGGATCGCATGGAGACGAGAACCTCCTACCCCAACACCTTCCGCATCTCCAAGCTCATGATCTACATCTTTGTGTTGATCCACTGGAACGCCTGTTTTTACTTTGCACTGTCAAGCTACATGGGCTTTGGCAGTGATCTTTGGGTTTACCCCAATGTCTCCGAACCAGAGTTTGCCTCCATGCGTCGTCAGTACTTTTATTGCTTCTGGTTCTCTACCCTGATTTTCACCACAGTGGGAGATTTCCCTGAACCAAAAAGGGAAGAAGAGCACTTATTTATGACGGCAGACCTGCTCATTGCTGTACTGGTGTTTGCATCGGTTGTTGGCAATGTTGGCGATGTCATTACAAGCCTAAGGGACCGTGATAATGTCTTCTTTCCTAACCATGAGCTGGTAGGTTTTTGACCCGAGTCTTCTTTCTGTCAGCATCTGTAATATATAGGGCAGATAGCTAAATGTGGTAATGTGGTAATTTCACTGTTTTATAGAAAATAAGGTTAATCGTATCCTCTTTCAGGTGAAGGCTTACCTGCGTAGCCATGTTATAAGCAAAGAGCTTCGTCAGCGTATCAACAACTGGTACCAGCATCTTTACATTAACAAGAAGATCATCAGAGAGAATGAAATCCTGCAACAGCTGCCCATACACCTGAGGACAGAGATTGCTGTCAGCGTTCACCTTCCCACACTCTCCAAAGTCACCATCTTCCAGAGCTGTGAGAAAAGTCTGCTGGAGGAGCTGGTGCTCAAACTAACACCTCAGGTCAGGGGGGAAACAAGTGAACCTGCTACCATCAGGTTCAATACGCAATGGCTAGGTGGcatgtatgtgttatgtgtatttGAATTCTACCCAGTTTCTTTGTCTAGTATTATCTTAtctaaaataattgtttaagGATGAGGAGATTTCTCATGCCGTTTGTCTTGCAGGTGTTCAGTCCAGGAGAGTATGTCTGCAGGAAAGGAGATGTGGGCCATGAAATGTACATCATCACAAATGGCAAACTTGCAGTTGTAGCAGATGATGGGGTCACAGAGTATGCTGTGCTGAGTGAATCGAATTTCTTTGGCGAAATTAGTATCCTCAATATCAAAGGTAGGTCAAGTGTCAAGTACTTCATACTACATGTATGTGGGGTGGGGGgaataaagcatttttttaatgtactaaaAACAAATACGGTTGGAAAAGAGAGTTTGATTGGGTCAACAGTGCAAAAAGGGTAGAATACCAGACTATAGACAAGACAAGCATGAGTTGGTACCATGGAGAAGAGACATATTGGTACTTTAGGACAGCATATGTGGAATTATGAAGTGAAAGGTCCAACacttatttctaaaaaatgtCTAAAGCAGCTTCTGTAAGATTGGTCAAGAAGACTGGAAAATTTGAAAGGTTGTAGTTCATATTAAAGGTCAGTCGTATGATTTCAGTGACTTGAGTCACGGAGAATGTGCATTGGAAGAtcctgtagaaaaacaaaatgtagatGAACATAATGAAAGGAAATTGCAGTGAGGCTGGAAAGCACAGAGCTGAGAGACataactgtaaaatataaacttACTTACTTTTGACGGCCTCATTTAAATCAGCAACAACAATGTTTCCCTAATGTCCCTTTaatcttatatatatatatatatatagatatatatagatatataggcctatatagatatttttcttaaatcttTCTGAAGTTTTCAAGAAATTTCCAAATGTTACCTTTTAGGGAACAAGTCTGGCAATCGACGCACTGCCAACATCCGAAGCATTGGCTACTCTGACCTGTTCAGCTTGTCCAAAGAAGACCTGACAGATGTGCTATCCGAGTTCCCTGCAGCCAAACGTCACCTGGAGGAGAAAGGCAGACAGATCCTCACCAAGATGGGCATGTTGGAGGAGACCAGAGACCaagaggaggcagagaaagTTGAAACCAAGATAAACAGGCTGGAGAGCAATTTGGAAATCCTGCAAACAAAACTAGCTCGCCTTATGGTGGAATTAGAGTCGTCTAATCACAAGGCGCAGGCCAGGATAGAGCAGCTGGAGTGGGAGGTGGCAGCACTGGACACTCAGCTGCCGAAAGACGAGATGGAAGGAGAACAGGGAAGAGGTGAAGGGGTCGGAGGGGAGGTTGGATGGGAGCGAGAAGAGgcagagggggaggaagaagaagaacagggtttAGAAGccaaggtaaaaaaacaaggaCAGGGAGAAGATGGTTATGATGTGACCAAAGAGGGAGATGGGGAGAGCACTAAAAGTACAAAGGAAGATGTGGAAGGGACGGTGGAGGGAGATAAATCTGCACTCAAAGACCCGGAtaatgaggaaaacaaaaaagaagacgatgaagggaaaaaaagaaaaggagatgaCAGACCTGGGAAAGGAGATGGAGCGGAAATTGAACCTGAAgatgagaaagaagagaaaagtggagagagagaatctGAATAGGGGAGGGAAAGGGCTGAAGAAAAGATGGGGGAGAAAGGTGAAGGGCAGAAAAAATAATGACGAGAAAGCAAAATAACGGAAAAGAAGAATGATCAAAAAGATGTAATTGTGTATTTTCGTTTGTAGACTTTTATAGGTTtgatatataaacaaaaaaatgttgacaacttTAACATCTCATTGATACACTTTCTGCAATACAACTTTGTACCCCAAGGTGACAGCATTGTATTCCCCATGCAGTGTAGAAGTGTATCATCCAAAACAGGTGTTGAAACGTAACCTACATGACAGatgacattgatgtattttaacttttcatttatctacatgttttctttttaatttaataaaatactttataaaCATTTTGTAGGTTGCATGGTGATtacttgtttttgctttttgaattaattgaatgaaaaaatgttAATTGGGGTTTTGctttttgcatgtttattttgattCGTCTCTTTTGAGCTTaagcaaattatttttattttcacctcAGAGTCAGATAGGCTACTTGAATAAAACACCTGTAAAGGGTGCATAGCATGGATGTATGGCGCATCGACAGTAAAAATGAAGTGTCATAAAAAGCACAGGTCGGCCCTTTAATGACGCACGGTTTACGCAGTTCCCGGAAGTGCAGTGGAGACACAGGCCCATCGATTCAACACAACTGCATACATAAGCATTTACTAATAATAAAGCTCggtttgtatatatttttcatgGAGTACTACCGCTAACACATATGGAGTGTCAAGAGGAAAAGCCAATCATCTATACTATGGAAAACAAGCCGATTGTGACATGTGAGTGTTTAGTAAAAGGAGACGTTCAATCTTATTTTTCTGGTCTTGACAGTTAGCCAGccaactagctagctacattcTATAGCTCGTTTTATTTAAGCTAGCAGGTACCCCCATATTAAGCAGCTTGGAGACGCTGAGTGTGGTTATGTGTGGCTATGTGTGGCTTAAGTTTTACTCGTCAAGGCTATAATTATACACTGCAACACTGTCTGAGATAAATGTTAACATGTGTAGCGGAATTTCTCTCAGCTAGTTTGTAGCTACATCGATTAACAGGCCTAGCTAACGATACAACGTCACGGCTAGTTGGTGCAGTTTTGGGAAGGATATCACCTTGTTCGCTGATGGACAGCCACACTTTTCTCATTTAACAGCTCAGACCGTAGCTATAGTTGTCACATGATGTTTGGATGGTGAGTCAGTTTGCCATTCATAAATCCCTTGGAGTCTTATGGAATCTTCTTGGAGAGGTTATTTTAGGAGCTGAGTCTGGTAACGTTAGTTGGTGCCAGCTTCCTCTCACACCGCAGGCGGCTCCATTTTTAGGAAAGAGTGGACATAGTCAGAGAAGTcagaatatgaatataaatcaTACGTGTGAACGTTGACTAATGGGATTTGTTGGTGGATTCAAAATCTAAGTCACAGGTTTCCCCAAGTGGGAACAGCCTGTGTTCCTTGAGAGGCTACCAGGTGTCCTAACTGGGGTTATCGTCGTTGTTACATTGGGACTTTTGCCTGGGTGAATAGATTAAGAAATTAGgaactcaattttttttttaaatcacaaataaacCCTGTAAAAGTGCAACACTCTTTTCCTTCTTGTTTTTTACTGGTGTCCCTTTTGCTATTATTTGACGCTGTGTGTTGATTTACACAGGCACAGGGATTGTAATGGGGTTTGAATTCATAACAGGTTTCAATAGCCTTTATAGAACATTCAAAGTTCTGCTTTGTTCAGACTTTACTGGAGCTTTAATACCCTTAAAAGATTAATGACATCAATTAACACACCCAGGCACATTAACTAAATGTGTAAACTGTTGCATTTGAACAAGATTTCAGATCATGCTTAGAGACATTGAGAAAAGACCTCCAAATGCAAATAGTGTTTGCTGGCAGTCATGAAATTTAATAGTGACCCCCCAGCACCAAAGGAACATCACtagtaccaaaataaaaaattgcacTTCTCTGAATGTGTTTAATAGGAATTTACCAAACAACCGTTAAAGAgtagaaagagaagagaagagagtaGAACATAAACTGAAACATGAGAGCTAACTAATCAGTTTCAATCAGAAATAACAGGCAAATGCAGATGTCTGTCAAATAACACACTCATTGCCTTTACACCAGACCGGTCATGCTTACTGTCGTGCGTGGTCAAACAGTTCTTATTTTGTTACTAATGTAAATGGAGCTCACTAGGGCTGTAGCTTATCCTGCAGGATGTTTGAAGGTGATTAAATCAACAGTATATGAATAGCTAGGACTAGTTATCCTGTTTTTCCCATTTATAAAAAAGGCCTTATTATGCGGTTCATCGGATGTAGCCCAGTTCCGGTGTAGCTTCAACATTTACTTCACTCCTATAAGTCACTTGTTTATCAAAAAGCACACAGCTACCATGAAGGACAGATTGAGCTTTGCTGAAATGGGGAACTGGTGGTGGAACATTGGAGTAACTTTATTGTTGAGCTGGACTTTGGACTCTACCAGTTGGGGGGAAGGtctggttcttttttttttattgaaaacaacgtTGGCACATAGCCTACtatagtgttcaatttcactcATAACATTCTCACCTGGAGCAaaaaatctctcacacaatgtaacattgtctttaaataaaagggtgaaaaaaatactttgacaaggggGGGAGAAGTGGCATCAGCTCTGTGTCAGACTGGACGTGTTGCGATGATAGCTTAGTtaacaacgacaaaacacacagatcaatttggtcttgtcaatggaaccatttggcaactttaacaaagtaaactttccattcagaatcttattggcatccattttggcatCTTGCACTCGCCATCTCCTCAAACGTAACGTtgctactctttggccggctcgcaagcccaaacaagtgtgcacggcacagctgttgttttgtttccggtctagctagatccggtgtagtgtttttttaatgttactagttgttgcaacagcatgtgaaaagaactacaaaatttgctaggccaaaaagaacgttcatctcttgatttaaaaaaaaaagtatgctgTTAAATTGGGTTTGCGTTACCACCcttaataacgcgtttaactgacagcactaaatatttaaacaaactcaccagagaaagaaaataaaaataaatttaatgcaatttaaaacTGAAGATCCGCACATTACTCTCATagtaatatttaaattttaaatgcaaGGTACTACAAGTGCAGTGCCACAACAAATATACTGCAGTACTTAAGGACTGCTTTCAATATTGACAAGTATAAGATGATCTAAGGGGCGGATTTTTACTTAAAGCACTGGTGAGATGTGAGCAGCTAGTTAAGTGAAAAAGACCAAATGTAAATAGGAATGgctttttcagtttgtgttgttagAAGACTTCTATGTAGGCTCCGACTCCGACTGGGCACTAATATGACATGGTGATGAAACACGGTCTAAGGAGAGAGGGTGTGGCTCTCTGTAGATTGTAAAGCCCTCTGGGACAAACAATGACAAACTCGATGGTTTGAAATAGCTCTGCAGAAAactgtttgtcactttgtcagccacacattttcaacattagGTTCCCTAAAGCACAATAACTGTAGAAAGCATGAAATGTGCACAGACATATGAATCCAGTGCAATACAGAACAATTATCCAAAGCTTTTTGGAAGCAGGCATTTACCAACTCAGCTCGATtggaaaagacagaaaggacaGTTTTAGAAGTGAGTAAATATCTGTAACACAgcacagtgaaaatgaaaaatattgtaTTCGTGTTGCTCTGTGATTCCCAGAAAGACGGCAACCATGGCCACTTTTGCTGATTTTTCTCCTCCAATAGACTTGCAGTAACTCCGGTGGTGACGGCGCACGTCGTTTAGCTTTGAGCCCATAAGTTATTTATTGCTTCAGGGTGGAAAGACGATTTCAAAccatatataaaaaaagcataTCGGAAATAGTTACCAACACTGAATTTAACTGTGAGTGTGAAAACATCAGTACACTGGTTGAGTGTGAGGAGAGCAAATACTACTTCTGACTTCTGCTCTGGATTTTGttctttaaagttttattttttagtctgGTAAGTATTCTTTGTTGCATTTGTACCCTTTTCCCATTGTGCCCCTGCCTTTCACTTGAGTTTATTGGGTAAGCCTATATTCTTTGTATTTACATTAGTATGAAAGCAAGTGAGCTTTCCAATTATGTATCAACTTAATTTtgccaaaaaaatgtatctgtgtcACAATTTGAATGATTAATTTTGGACAAATTTTGAACTGCCCTTTGTTCTGACCTTTTTTATCACAGGTGCTGGAGACCAGGGCTTGTTTACGTCTCTCTATACCTCATTGGCCCAACAACTTCCCAGGGAGCCAATGGAGTGGAGGAGGTGAGTCCTGCTCTGGTGAATgtataatggaaaaaaaacattgtaatagcttttactttttgttgccACTGTGTTGGAGAGGATGGAGTTGACTGGCTGCTCTTGAATTTTTGTCCACTCTCATCAATGCTAGTGGGTACTATGTTTTTTAATACAGGTGTTCTAGGTGGTTAACAGCATTACACGAtgcatctttttatttcttacataGCCACACTAATAACCACGAAACATTACATGCATGAAACATTCATAGTAAAAGACACGAAGCATGTAGGAAGCAGTGAGTGCAGGATGTACATAAATAGAAGACTGTTTGAATGGTAGTGGTGGATGGCAAGAACTCCTGCACTCACAGGGTGTGCAGAGCCATAGACTCTTTCCCTTTATGATCCTCTTTATGTTCTGATAGAGACATTTAATGAGAATATGGGAGTGCTGGTGATTTGGGGTGACTTATTTATAATGTGCTGGAGTTTAAAACGCAGGTCAGACAATCCAGACCGCCATAACAAACTGCTATGTATGATGTAAGAATGCTTTTAATGATGGCTGAGATGGAGCATGAGAAATTGCCTCacattgacttttttataaGCTAAAATAAGTCAAGAGTTTGTAGGACTTTTTAATGTGATGTCTGCATTTATATTCCATgtcagtttattatttattaggaATCCATTTGAATGAGCCAATGAAGGATATCAGAGATGACTGTCAGTTTTgacaaattacatatttttttataaaggccTTGTTGTTCTCTCTTTAGGTGAAGGATTTGATAAAGGACGGTATTTAGTCAAAAGAATAGTATGAGAAACTGAATTTGTCcttcaaaaactttaaaatgaagcTTCTGCAAAAGCTGCTGATCCAGTGACAGATTCAGGGGTCAGTGTTCAtgaactctctctctttttctttctcttcctctacctctctctttgtctcaaATGTGGAACTAATGTGGGAAAATGTCTGAGGGAAACAAAATATCTGGCATGGGTTTTCCATAGACATGGCTACAGTTTTTCATGGACCAATAAAAATAGTATTCATCGTAAACAGTATGTACGGTAATTGATCCTATAAAACCTGCTTTCTTTTCCTTACAGGACTTATGGCCGTGCACCAAAAATGATCCACCTTGAAGCTAATTTTGTCCAGTTTAAAGAGGAGCTACTCCCCAAGGAGGGCAACAAGGCTCTCCTCACCTTCCCCTTTCTCCACATCTATTGGACCGACTGCTGTGTGAGTAgctacacacgcacgcacgcacgtgcgcttgcacacacacacacacacacacacacacacacacacacacacgtgcacaatAACCTCCAATATTCAGTCACACTGTAATTTAATTAACAATACTGGGAACATAGTGTGTTAAGATACAAGGGACGTTTGTCGTCCTGTGCCAGTGGGACAATAAAGTACTGCTCTGTTACATGTAAATTCTATTCTGTTCTTCTCTATCCCGCTGGCAGACCCGGTGCAAAGACTCAAGTGCTTTATTGAGACAACTCTCTGTGAACACTTTTGTGTTTCAGTAGTCGAACACTCGGTGCAGATGATTTGGTTAATGTGATTGCTTTCTGTGTTTACTGTCAGACAGTTGCACGCATAATTACTTGATTTGTGGAAATAGGCGTCAACTAAGACTAGTGAAAGATATACTGCTGCTGTTAGAGTTTGGACTGTTTTATGGCCATAACCATTGAGTTGTCTGAGACTATAAATATAAAGACACATCCATAACACTTTTATTGTGTGATCACTCACGCTACCATACAAACTGATTAATCTTAGAGAGCCGGTGTCGGCAATCCGTTAATAATGCTGCTATCAGACTTTTTGTTTGCaggaagcaggaaaaaaaacaagtttgtttatttcatgtgtTCCGGAATATATGCAAGGTATGCTTGCCTATCTGGGAAATTTCATTGTCCATACACCCAGAAAATagcattttcaaatgtatttagttgCAGAGTATTTTTTATGGAAGGAGAAAATGTCACGTTTGCATATGCACCTGCATGTATGTGCACACTTGTTGGATTTTTAGGAGCCTGCAGTCACCAACCTTAACTGAACTTTCCATCTACTGTGCAGGGCCGCTGCTTAGGGAAAGCAGATAGGAAAAACAAATAGAGACACAGGAACCTGCTGCTTACTGAGCAGCAGGTTAGTTCAAGGAAGTGCTGTCATCAGCGTGTGACGAATG is a window of Etheostoma cragini isolate CJK2018 chromosome 11, CSU_Ecrag_1.0, whole genome shotgun sequence DNA encoding:
- the cnga4 gene encoding cyclic nucleotide-gated cation channel alpha-4, translating into MIFPIVYNWVIIILRTCFTTIGLSYLPVWLTLDYLSDLMYMVDMIINIHTGYLDQGILVKDLTHLKKRYLYSKQFLLDLVSLLPTDILYFVFGIETPLVRINRLLRISRLDEALDRMETRTSYPNTFRISKLMIYIFVLIHWNACFYFALSSYMGFGSDLWVYPNVSEPEFASMRRQYFYCFWFSTLIFTTVGDFPEPKREEEHLFMTADLLIAVLVFASVVGNVGDVITSLRDRDNVFFPNHELVKAYLRSHVISKELRQRINNWYQHLYINKKIIRENEILQQLPIHLRTEIAVSVHLPTLSKVTIFQSCEKSLLEELVLKLTPQVFSPGEYVCRKGDVGHEMYIITNGKLAVVADDGVTEYAVLSESNFFGEISILNIKGNKSGNRRTANIRSIGYSDLFSLSKEDLTDVLSEFPAAKRHLEEKGRQILTKMGMLEETRDQEEAEKVETKINRLESNLEILQTKLARLMVELESSNHKAQARIEQLEWEVAALDTQLPKDEMEGEQGRGEGVGGEVGWEREEAEGEEEEEQGLEAKVKKQGQGEDGYDVTKEGDGESTKSTKEDVEGTVEGDKSALKDPDNEENKKEDDEGKKRKGDDRPGKGDGAEIEPEDEKEEKSGERESE